The Syngnathus scovelli strain Florida chromosome 18, RoL_Ssco_1.2, whole genome shotgun sequence genome contains a region encoding:
- the sycp2l gene encoding synaptonemal complex protein 2-like isoform X1 → MTQKTCRTPALQDRICPPLLYKDSVCLACCLTTPTSCSCVRRRFHSMLEMEACLSRRDSPRLARVLRDEGVSPSTLTQLNLLVCKRLNSADFGPVGVVLKSLEILVDNRDLHETLVGLGITHQVLSWFQTLRKLLATSGSPKGSAETLLVERFYDFLLLLSRSCLPGLERSLTLMELLHTLLESQLLFNVRLEAARTFNSILDSLGRDERKHVQSERMLLQMMPTVAATIRTIGDYELQVSLSEALCRMTPREERAQRANEWFSCSDIAGAFSRITSADFETDCRRFLNFVNRGQGNYRRVWTFPCMGAFLESTELFGPKDDKLDEFWVDFNFGSQCVSFFVDLPQSFLWGSLHLLKEEVNRYQLELQQDVFLFPEGGEAQAILTVLLKSPITHLDSKGRRVQLRFKSELLGELEAAAARVFPREESHKDGSEQAWASPLPTRPPGRRYKKKTCSRTLKVLPLSSPSSDDQDSVATTPSSKWASDLFDACSTPLKVSGESTPKSPLQAVPGGHVGAEPLIFGEESLDFGEDICLQETSCLKRKQMAQDSGFLTDEETSRKSGGAGPSGSRGLSPEELPQEEMAPRETEAPPQDGEEPSLDMTSGIKEAFDIIKRNLQQHHDDCWQKVQDQSLLSLKEQERHITSLFEDIRQHRAVLLNHFEKSVAEHLKCLEETSRTYLNMYSQLQSERRRLSDFCEQHKLRLRSLDEAGAEPESGH, encoded by the exons ATGAcacagaaaacatgcaggacaccggccctccAGGACCggatttgcccacccctgctctataaAGACTCGGTCTGTCTTGCCTGCTGTCTCACGACTCCAACGAGCTGCAGCTGCGTGCGTCGCCGATTCCACAGCATG CTGGAGATGGAGGCCTGTCTGTCTCGCCGAGACTCTCCTCGATTGGCTCGTGTGCTTCGTGACGAAGGCGTGAGCCCGAGCACACTCACCCAATTAAACCTGCTCGTTTGCAAG AGGCTAAACTCAGCTGACTTTGGCCCAGTGGGCGTGGTCTTGAAGTCTTTGGAGATTCTAGTGGACAACAGGGATCTCCACGAAACCCTGGTCGGTCTCGGGATCACACACCAA GTGCTGTCTTGGTTCCAAACATTGCGGAAACTCTTGGCCACCTCTGGATCCCCGAAAGGCTCGGCTGAAACACTGCTGGTCGAGCGCTTCTACGACTTCCTGCTG CTGCTGAGCCGCTCGTGTCTTCCAG GCTTGGAACGGTCTTTGACCCTTATGGAACTTCTCCACACGCTGCTGGAATCGCAACTTCTCTTCAATGTCAGACTGGAG GCGGCGAGAACGTTCAACAGCATCCTGGATTCTTTGGGACGGGATGAGAGGAAGCACGTCCAGTCGGAGCGAATGCTGCTGCAGATGAT GCCGACAGTGGCGGCGACCATTCGGACAATCGGAG ACTACGAGTTGCAGGTGAGCCTATCGGAGGCTTTGTGCCGTATGACTCCCAGGGAGGAGCGAGCCCAGCGGGCCAACGAGTGGTTCTCCTGCTCGGACATCGCCGGCGCGTTCTCTCGCATCACCTCTGCGGACTTTGAGACG GATTGTCGGCGGTTCCTCAACTTCGTTAATCGCGGCCAAGGCAATTATAGAAG GGTTTGGACCTTCCCGTGTATGGGAGCCTTCCTGGAGAGCACAGAG ctcTTTGGGCCCAAAGATGACAAATTGGATGAGTTCTGGGTAGACTTCAACTTTGGATCACAGTGCGTCAGCTTTTTCGTAGACCTTCCTCAG AGTTTCCTGTGGGGTTCTTTGCATTTGCTCAAGGAAGAGGTGAACCGGTACCAGCTGGAGCTCCAGCAAGATG TGTTTTTGTTCCCAGAAGGAGGCGAGGCTCAGGCGATCCTCACTGTCCTTCTGAAGTCTCCGATCACGCACCTGGACAGCAAAGGCCGCAGAGTCCAGCTGCGCTTCAAGTCCGAGCTGCTCGGAGAGCTGGAGGCAGCCGCCGCGAGGGTCTTTCCCAGAGAG GAAAGTCACAAAGACGGAAGCGAGCAAGCCTGGGCCTCCCCCTTGCCTACAAGACCGCCGGGCCGGAGATACAAGAAGAAAACATGTAGCCGGACTTTGAAAG TTCTTCCACTGTCGTCCCCGAGCAGCGATGACCAAGACTCAGTTGCCACG ACTCCAAGCAGTAAATGGGCGTCTGACCTCTTTGATGCGTGCTCCACGCCGTTGAAGGTCTCTGGCGAGAGCACTCCGAAGAGCCCGCTTCAAG CAGTGCCAGGTGGTCATGTGGGTGCGGAGCCTCTGATCTTCGGGGAAGAGAGCTTGGACTTTGGAGAAGACATCTGTTTGCAGGAAACGTCCTGTTTGAAGAGGAAGCAAATGGCTCAAGATTCAG GCTTCCTGACTGACGAGGAAACTTCGAGGAAATCAGGAGGTGCTGGGCCCAGTGGGTCTCGAGGGCTGTCGCCCGAGGAGCTGCCCCAGGAGGAGATGGCGCCGCGTGAAACTGAAGCACCGCCCCAGGATGGGGAGGAACCTTCGCTGGACATGACTTCCGGCATCAAAGAAGCTTTTGACATCATCAAAAGAAACCTCCAACAGCATCACGAT GACTGCTGGCAGAAGGTCCAAGACCAAAGTCTCCTATCGCTCAAAGAGCAAGAGCGACACATCACCTCGCTCTTTGAAGACATCCGGCAACACAG ggcagTTCTGCTTAACCACTTTGAGAAGTCTGTGGCAGAGCATCTCAAGTGTTTGGAGGAAACATCCAGAACATATCTCAACATGTACTCACAGTTACAG TCGGAGAGGCGTCGACTGTCTGACTTTTGCGAGCAACACAAGCTGAG GTTGAGGTCCTTAGATGAAGCAGGAGCGGAGCCCGAGTCTGGCCATTGA
- the sycp2l gene encoding synaptonemal complex protein 2-like isoform X2, which produces MTQKTCRTPALQDRICPPLLYKDSVCLACCLTTPTSCSCVRRRFHSMLEMEACLSRRDSPRLARVLRDEGVSPSTLTQLNLLVCKRLNSADFGPVGVVLKSLEILVDNRDLHETLVGLGITHQVLSWFQTLRKLLATSGSPKGSAETLLVERFYDFLLLLSRSCLPGLERSLTLMELLHTLLESQLLFNVRLEAARTFNSILDSLGRDERKHVQSERMLLQMMPTVAATIRTIGDYELQVSLSEALCRMTPREERAQRANEWFSCSDIAGAFSRITSADFETDCRRFLNFVNRGQGNYRRVWTFPCMGAFLESTELFGPKDDKLDEFWVDFNFGSQCVSFFVDLPQSFLWGSLHLLKEEVNRYQLELQQDVFLFPEGGEAQAILTVLLKSPITHLDSKGRRVQLRFKSELLGELEAAAARVFPREESHKDGSEQAWASPLPTRPPGRRYKKKTCSRTLKVLPLSSPSSDDQDSVATTPSSKWASDLFDACSTPLKVSGESTPKSPLQVPGGHVGAEPLIFGEESLDFGEDICLQETSCLKRKQMAQDSGFLTDEETSRKSGGAGPSGSRGLSPEELPQEEMAPRETEAPPQDGEEPSLDMTSGIKEAFDIIKRNLQQHHDDCWQKVQDQSLLSLKEQERHITSLFEDIRQHRAVLLNHFEKSVAEHLKCLEETSRTYLNMYSQLQSERRRLSDFCEQHKLRLRSLDEAGAEPESGH; this is translated from the exons ATGAcacagaaaacatgcaggacaccggccctccAGGACCggatttgcccacccctgctctataaAGACTCGGTCTGTCTTGCCTGCTGTCTCACGACTCCAACGAGCTGCAGCTGCGTGCGTCGCCGATTCCACAGCATG CTGGAGATGGAGGCCTGTCTGTCTCGCCGAGACTCTCCTCGATTGGCTCGTGTGCTTCGTGACGAAGGCGTGAGCCCGAGCACACTCACCCAATTAAACCTGCTCGTTTGCAAG AGGCTAAACTCAGCTGACTTTGGCCCAGTGGGCGTGGTCTTGAAGTCTTTGGAGATTCTAGTGGACAACAGGGATCTCCACGAAACCCTGGTCGGTCTCGGGATCACACACCAA GTGCTGTCTTGGTTCCAAACATTGCGGAAACTCTTGGCCACCTCTGGATCCCCGAAAGGCTCGGCTGAAACACTGCTGGTCGAGCGCTTCTACGACTTCCTGCTG CTGCTGAGCCGCTCGTGTCTTCCAG GCTTGGAACGGTCTTTGACCCTTATGGAACTTCTCCACACGCTGCTGGAATCGCAACTTCTCTTCAATGTCAGACTGGAG GCGGCGAGAACGTTCAACAGCATCCTGGATTCTTTGGGACGGGATGAGAGGAAGCACGTCCAGTCGGAGCGAATGCTGCTGCAGATGAT GCCGACAGTGGCGGCGACCATTCGGACAATCGGAG ACTACGAGTTGCAGGTGAGCCTATCGGAGGCTTTGTGCCGTATGACTCCCAGGGAGGAGCGAGCCCAGCGGGCCAACGAGTGGTTCTCCTGCTCGGACATCGCCGGCGCGTTCTCTCGCATCACCTCTGCGGACTTTGAGACG GATTGTCGGCGGTTCCTCAACTTCGTTAATCGCGGCCAAGGCAATTATAGAAG GGTTTGGACCTTCCCGTGTATGGGAGCCTTCCTGGAGAGCACAGAG ctcTTTGGGCCCAAAGATGACAAATTGGATGAGTTCTGGGTAGACTTCAACTTTGGATCACAGTGCGTCAGCTTTTTCGTAGACCTTCCTCAG AGTTTCCTGTGGGGTTCTTTGCATTTGCTCAAGGAAGAGGTGAACCGGTACCAGCTGGAGCTCCAGCAAGATG TGTTTTTGTTCCCAGAAGGAGGCGAGGCTCAGGCGATCCTCACTGTCCTTCTGAAGTCTCCGATCACGCACCTGGACAGCAAAGGCCGCAGAGTCCAGCTGCGCTTCAAGTCCGAGCTGCTCGGAGAGCTGGAGGCAGCCGCCGCGAGGGTCTTTCCCAGAGAG GAAAGTCACAAAGACGGAAGCGAGCAAGCCTGGGCCTCCCCCTTGCCTACAAGACCGCCGGGCCGGAGATACAAGAAGAAAACATGTAGCCGGACTTTGAAAG TTCTTCCACTGTCGTCCCCGAGCAGCGATGACCAAGACTCAGTTGCCACG ACTCCAAGCAGTAAATGGGCGTCTGACCTCTTTGATGCGTGCTCCACGCCGTTGAAGGTCTCTGGCGAGAGCACTCCGAAGAGCCCGCTTCAAG TGCCAGGTGGTCATGTGGGTGCGGAGCCTCTGATCTTCGGGGAAGAGAGCTTGGACTTTGGAGAAGACATCTGTTTGCAGGAAACGTCCTGTTTGAAGAGGAAGCAAATGGCTCAAGATTCAG GCTTCCTGACTGACGAGGAAACTTCGAGGAAATCAGGAGGTGCTGGGCCCAGTGGGTCTCGAGGGCTGTCGCCCGAGGAGCTGCCCCAGGAGGAGATGGCGCCGCGTGAAACTGAAGCACCGCCCCAGGATGGGGAGGAACCTTCGCTGGACATGACTTCCGGCATCAAAGAAGCTTTTGACATCATCAAAAGAAACCTCCAACAGCATCACGAT GACTGCTGGCAGAAGGTCCAAGACCAAAGTCTCCTATCGCTCAAAGAGCAAGAGCGACACATCACCTCGCTCTTTGAAGACATCCGGCAACACAG ggcagTTCTGCTTAACCACTTTGAGAAGTCTGTGGCAGAGCATCTCAAGTGTTTGGAGGAAACATCCAGAACATATCTCAACATGTACTCACAGTTACAG TCGGAGAGGCGTCGACTGTCTGACTTTTGCGAGCAACACAAGCTGAG GTTGAGGTCCTTAGATGAAGCAGGAGCGGAGCCCGAGTCTGGCCATTGA
- the sycp2l gene encoding synaptonemal complex protein 2-like isoform X3: MTQKTCRTPALQDRICPPLLYKDSVCLACCLTTPTSCSCVRRRFHSMLEMEACLSRRDSPRLARVLRDEGVSPSTLTQLNLLVCKRLNSADFGPVGVVLKSLEILVDNRDLHETLVGLGITHQVLSWFQTLRKLLATSGSPKGSAETLLVERFYDFLLLLSRSCLPGLERSLTLMELLHTLLESQLLFNVRLEAARTFNSILDSLGRDERKHVQSERMLLQMMPTVAATIRTIGDYELQVSLSEALCRMTPREERAQRANEWFSCSDIAGAFSRITSADFETDCRRFLNFVNRGQGNYRRVWTFPCMGAFLESTELFGPKDDKLDEFWVDFNFGSQCVSFFVDLPQSFLWGSLHLLKEEVNRYQLELQQDEGGEAQAILTVLLKSPITHLDSKGRRVQLRFKSELLGELEAAAARVFPREESHKDGSEQAWASPLPTRPPGRRYKKKTCSRTLKVLPLSSPSSDDQDSVATTPSSKWASDLFDACSTPLKVSGESTPKSPLQAVPGGHVGAEPLIFGEESLDFGEDICLQETSCLKRKQMAQDSGFLTDEETSRKSGGAGPSGSRGLSPEELPQEEMAPRETEAPPQDGEEPSLDMTSGIKEAFDIIKRNLQQHHDDCWQKVQDQSLLSLKEQERHITSLFEDIRQHRAVLLNHFEKSVAEHLKCLEETSRTYLNMYSQLQSERRRLSDFCEQHKLRLRSLDEAGAEPESGH, encoded by the exons ATGAcacagaaaacatgcaggacaccggccctccAGGACCggatttgcccacccctgctctataaAGACTCGGTCTGTCTTGCCTGCTGTCTCACGACTCCAACGAGCTGCAGCTGCGTGCGTCGCCGATTCCACAGCATG CTGGAGATGGAGGCCTGTCTGTCTCGCCGAGACTCTCCTCGATTGGCTCGTGTGCTTCGTGACGAAGGCGTGAGCCCGAGCACACTCACCCAATTAAACCTGCTCGTTTGCAAG AGGCTAAACTCAGCTGACTTTGGCCCAGTGGGCGTGGTCTTGAAGTCTTTGGAGATTCTAGTGGACAACAGGGATCTCCACGAAACCCTGGTCGGTCTCGGGATCACACACCAA GTGCTGTCTTGGTTCCAAACATTGCGGAAACTCTTGGCCACCTCTGGATCCCCGAAAGGCTCGGCTGAAACACTGCTGGTCGAGCGCTTCTACGACTTCCTGCTG CTGCTGAGCCGCTCGTGTCTTCCAG GCTTGGAACGGTCTTTGACCCTTATGGAACTTCTCCACACGCTGCTGGAATCGCAACTTCTCTTCAATGTCAGACTGGAG GCGGCGAGAACGTTCAACAGCATCCTGGATTCTTTGGGACGGGATGAGAGGAAGCACGTCCAGTCGGAGCGAATGCTGCTGCAGATGAT GCCGACAGTGGCGGCGACCATTCGGACAATCGGAG ACTACGAGTTGCAGGTGAGCCTATCGGAGGCTTTGTGCCGTATGACTCCCAGGGAGGAGCGAGCCCAGCGGGCCAACGAGTGGTTCTCCTGCTCGGACATCGCCGGCGCGTTCTCTCGCATCACCTCTGCGGACTTTGAGACG GATTGTCGGCGGTTCCTCAACTTCGTTAATCGCGGCCAAGGCAATTATAGAAG GGTTTGGACCTTCCCGTGTATGGGAGCCTTCCTGGAGAGCACAGAG ctcTTTGGGCCCAAAGATGACAAATTGGATGAGTTCTGGGTAGACTTCAACTTTGGATCACAGTGCGTCAGCTTTTTCGTAGACCTTCCTCAG AGTTTCCTGTGGGGTTCTTTGCATTTGCTCAAGGAAGAGGTGAACCGGTACCAGCTGGAGCTCCAGCAAGATG AAGGAGGCGAGGCTCAGGCGATCCTCACTGTCCTTCTGAAGTCTCCGATCACGCACCTGGACAGCAAAGGCCGCAGAGTCCAGCTGCGCTTCAAGTCCGAGCTGCTCGGAGAGCTGGAGGCAGCCGCCGCGAGGGTCTTTCCCAGAGAG GAAAGTCACAAAGACGGAAGCGAGCAAGCCTGGGCCTCCCCCTTGCCTACAAGACCGCCGGGCCGGAGATACAAGAAGAAAACATGTAGCCGGACTTTGAAAG TTCTTCCACTGTCGTCCCCGAGCAGCGATGACCAAGACTCAGTTGCCACG ACTCCAAGCAGTAAATGGGCGTCTGACCTCTTTGATGCGTGCTCCACGCCGTTGAAGGTCTCTGGCGAGAGCACTCCGAAGAGCCCGCTTCAAG CAGTGCCAGGTGGTCATGTGGGTGCGGAGCCTCTGATCTTCGGGGAAGAGAGCTTGGACTTTGGAGAAGACATCTGTTTGCAGGAAACGTCCTGTTTGAAGAGGAAGCAAATGGCTCAAGATTCAG GCTTCCTGACTGACGAGGAAACTTCGAGGAAATCAGGAGGTGCTGGGCCCAGTGGGTCTCGAGGGCTGTCGCCCGAGGAGCTGCCCCAGGAGGAGATGGCGCCGCGTGAAACTGAAGCACCGCCCCAGGATGGGGAGGAACCTTCGCTGGACATGACTTCCGGCATCAAAGAAGCTTTTGACATCATCAAAAGAAACCTCCAACAGCATCACGAT GACTGCTGGCAGAAGGTCCAAGACCAAAGTCTCCTATCGCTCAAAGAGCAAGAGCGACACATCACCTCGCTCTTTGAAGACATCCGGCAACACAG ggcagTTCTGCTTAACCACTTTGAGAAGTCTGTGGCAGAGCATCTCAAGTGTTTGGAGGAAACATCCAGAACATATCTCAACATGTACTCACAGTTACAG TCGGAGAGGCGTCGACTGTCTGACTTTTGCGAGCAACACAAGCTGAG GTTGAGGTCCTTAGATGAAGCAGGAGCGGAGCCCGAGTCTGGCCATTGA
- the sycp2l gene encoding synaptonemal complex protein 2-like isoform X4, with the protein MTQKTCRTPALQDRICPPLLYKDSVCLACCLTTPTSCSCVRRRFHSMLEMEACLSRRDSPRLARVLRDEGVSPSTLTQLNLLVCKRLNSADFGPVGVVLKSLEILVDNRDLHETLVGLGITHQVLSWFQTLRKLLATSGSPKGSAETLLVERFYDFLLLLSRSCLPGLERSLTLMELLHTLLESQLLFNVRLEAARTFNSILDSLGRDERKHVQSERMLLQMMPTVAATIRTIGDYELQVSLSEALCRMTPREERAQRANEWFSCSDIAGAFSRITSADFETDCRRFLNFVNRGQGNYRRVWTFPCMGAFLESTELFGPKDDKLDEFWVDFNFGSQCVSFFVDLPQSFLWGSLHLLKEEVNRYQLELQQDGGEAQAILTVLLKSPITHLDSKGRRVQLRFKSELLGELEAAAARVFPREESHKDGSEQAWASPLPTRPPGRRYKKKTCSRTLKVLPLSSPSSDDQDSVATTPSSKWASDLFDACSTPLKVSGESTPKSPLQAVPGGHVGAEPLIFGEESLDFGEDICLQETSCLKRKQMAQDSGFLTDEETSRKSGGAGPSGSRGLSPEELPQEEMAPRETEAPPQDGEEPSLDMTSGIKEAFDIIKRNLQQHHDDCWQKVQDQSLLSLKEQERHITSLFEDIRQHRAVLLNHFEKSVAEHLKCLEETSRTYLNMYSQLQSERRRLSDFCEQHKLRLRSLDEAGAEPESGH; encoded by the exons ATGAcacagaaaacatgcaggacaccggccctccAGGACCggatttgcccacccctgctctataaAGACTCGGTCTGTCTTGCCTGCTGTCTCACGACTCCAACGAGCTGCAGCTGCGTGCGTCGCCGATTCCACAGCATG CTGGAGATGGAGGCCTGTCTGTCTCGCCGAGACTCTCCTCGATTGGCTCGTGTGCTTCGTGACGAAGGCGTGAGCCCGAGCACACTCACCCAATTAAACCTGCTCGTTTGCAAG AGGCTAAACTCAGCTGACTTTGGCCCAGTGGGCGTGGTCTTGAAGTCTTTGGAGATTCTAGTGGACAACAGGGATCTCCACGAAACCCTGGTCGGTCTCGGGATCACACACCAA GTGCTGTCTTGGTTCCAAACATTGCGGAAACTCTTGGCCACCTCTGGATCCCCGAAAGGCTCGGCTGAAACACTGCTGGTCGAGCGCTTCTACGACTTCCTGCTG CTGCTGAGCCGCTCGTGTCTTCCAG GCTTGGAACGGTCTTTGACCCTTATGGAACTTCTCCACACGCTGCTGGAATCGCAACTTCTCTTCAATGTCAGACTGGAG GCGGCGAGAACGTTCAACAGCATCCTGGATTCTTTGGGACGGGATGAGAGGAAGCACGTCCAGTCGGAGCGAATGCTGCTGCAGATGAT GCCGACAGTGGCGGCGACCATTCGGACAATCGGAG ACTACGAGTTGCAGGTGAGCCTATCGGAGGCTTTGTGCCGTATGACTCCCAGGGAGGAGCGAGCCCAGCGGGCCAACGAGTGGTTCTCCTGCTCGGACATCGCCGGCGCGTTCTCTCGCATCACCTCTGCGGACTTTGAGACG GATTGTCGGCGGTTCCTCAACTTCGTTAATCGCGGCCAAGGCAATTATAGAAG GGTTTGGACCTTCCCGTGTATGGGAGCCTTCCTGGAGAGCACAGAG ctcTTTGGGCCCAAAGATGACAAATTGGATGAGTTCTGGGTAGACTTCAACTTTGGATCACAGTGCGTCAGCTTTTTCGTAGACCTTCCTCAG AGTTTCCTGTGGGGTTCTTTGCATTTGCTCAAGGAAGAGGTGAACCGGTACCAGCTGGAGCTCCAGCAAGATG GAGGCGAGGCTCAGGCGATCCTCACTGTCCTTCTGAAGTCTCCGATCACGCACCTGGACAGCAAAGGCCGCAGAGTCCAGCTGCGCTTCAAGTCCGAGCTGCTCGGAGAGCTGGAGGCAGCCGCCGCGAGGGTCTTTCCCAGAGAG GAAAGTCACAAAGACGGAAGCGAGCAAGCCTGGGCCTCCCCCTTGCCTACAAGACCGCCGGGCCGGAGATACAAGAAGAAAACATGTAGCCGGACTTTGAAAG TTCTTCCACTGTCGTCCCCGAGCAGCGATGACCAAGACTCAGTTGCCACG ACTCCAAGCAGTAAATGGGCGTCTGACCTCTTTGATGCGTGCTCCACGCCGTTGAAGGTCTCTGGCGAGAGCACTCCGAAGAGCCCGCTTCAAG CAGTGCCAGGTGGTCATGTGGGTGCGGAGCCTCTGATCTTCGGGGAAGAGAGCTTGGACTTTGGAGAAGACATCTGTTTGCAGGAAACGTCCTGTTTGAAGAGGAAGCAAATGGCTCAAGATTCAG GCTTCCTGACTGACGAGGAAACTTCGAGGAAATCAGGAGGTGCTGGGCCCAGTGGGTCTCGAGGGCTGTCGCCCGAGGAGCTGCCCCAGGAGGAGATGGCGCCGCGTGAAACTGAAGCACCGCCCCAGGATGGGGAGGAACCTTCGCTGGACATGACTTCCGGCATCAAAGAAGCTTTTGACATCATCAAAAGAAACCTCCAACAGCATCACGAT GACTGCTGGCAGAAGGTCCAAGACCAAAGTCTCCTATCGCTCAAAGAGCAAGAGCGACACATCACCTCGCTCTTTGAAGACATCCGGCAACACAG ggcagTTCTGCTTAACCACTTTGAGAAGTCTGTGGCAGAGCATCTCAAGTGTTTGGAGGAAACATCCAGAACATATCTCAACATGTACTCACAGTTACAG TCGGAGAGGCGTCGACTGTCTGACTTTTGCGAGCAACACAAGCTGAG GTTGAGGTCCTTAGATGAAGCAGGAGCGGAGCCCGAGTCTGGCCATTGA
- the sycp2l gene encoding synaptonemal complex protein 2-like isoform X5 has protein sequence MTQKTCRTPALQDRICPPLLYKDSVCLACCLTTPTSCSCVRRRFHSMLEMEACLSRRDSPRLARVLRDEGVSPSTLTQLNLLVCKRLNSADFGPVGVVLKSLEILVDNRDLHETLVGLGITHQVLSWFQTLRKLLATSGSPKGSAETLLVERFYDFLLLLSRSCLPGLERSLTLMELLHTLLESQLLFNVRLEAARTFNSILDSLGRDERKHVQSERMLLQMMPTVAATIRTIGDYELQVSLSEALCRMTPREERAQRANEWFSCSDIAGAFSRITSADFETDCRRFLNFVNRGQGNYRRVWTFPCMGAFLESTELFGPKDDKLDEFWVDFNFGSQCVSFFVDLPQEEVNRYQLELQQDVFLFPEGGEAQAILTVLLKSPITHLDSKGRRVQLRFKSELLGELEAAAARVFPREESHKDGSEQAWASPLPTRPPGRRYKKKTCSRTLKVLPLSSPSSDDQDSVATTPSSKWASDLFDACSTPLKVSGESTPKSPLQAVPGGHVGAEPLIFGEESLDFGEDICLQETSCLKRKQMAQDSGFLTDEETSRKSGGAGPSGSRGLSPEELPQEEMAPRETEAPPQDGEEPSLDMTSGIKEAFDIIKRNLQQHHDDCWQKVQDQSLLSLKEQERHITSLFEDIRQHRAVLLNHFEKSVAEHLKCLEETSRTYLNMYSQLQSERRRLSDFCEQHKLRLRSLDEAGAEPESGH, from the exons ATGAcacagaaaacatgcaggacaccggccctccAGGACCggatttgcccacccctgctctataaAGACTCGGTCTGTCTTGCCTGCTGTCTCACGACTCCAACGAGCTGCAGCTGCGTGCGTCGCCGATTCCACAGCATG CTGGAGATGGAGGCCTGTCTGTCTCGCCGAGACTCTCCTCGATTGGCTCGTGTGCTTCGTGACGAAGGCGTGAGCCCGAGCACACTCACCCAATTAAACCTGCTCGTTTGCAAG AGGCTAAACTCAGCTGACTTTGGCCCAGTGGGCGTGGTCTTGAAGTCTTTGGAGATTCTAGTGGACAACAGGGATCTCCACGAAACCCTGGTCGGTCTCGGGATCACACACCAA GTGCTGTCTTGGTTCCAAACATTGCGGAAACTCTTGGCCACCTCTGGATCCCCGAAAGGCTCGGCTGAAACACTGCTGGTCGAGCGCTTCTACGACTTCCTGCTG CTGCTGAGCCGCTCGTGTCTTCCAG GCTTGGAACGGTCTTTGACCCTTATGGAACTTCTCCACACGCTGCTGGAATCGCAACTTCTCTTCAATGTCAGACTGGAG GCGGCGAGAACGTTCAACAGCATCCTGGATTCTTTGGGACGGGATGAGAGGAAGCACGTCCAGTCGGAGCGAATGCTGCTGCAGATGAT GCCGACAGTGGCGGCGACCATTCGGACAATCGGAG ACTACGAGTTGCAGGTGAGCCTATCGGAGGCTTTGTGCCGTATGACTCCCAGGGAGGAGCGAGCCCAGCGGGCCAACGAGTGGTTCTCCTGCTCGGACATCGCCGGCGCGTTCTCTCGCATCACCTCTGCGGACTTTGAGACG GATTGTCGGCGGTTCCTCAACTTCGTTAATCGCGGCCAAGGCAATTATAGAAG GGTTTGGACCTTCCCGTGTATGGGAGCCTTCCTGGAGAGCACAGAG ctcTTTGGGCCCAAAGATGACAAATTGGATGAGTTCTGGGTAGACTTCAACTTTGGATCACAGTGCGTCAGCTTTTTCGTAGACCTTCCTCAG GAAGAGGTGAACCGGTACCAGCTGGAGCTCCAGCAAGATG TGTTTTTGTTCCCAGAAGGAGGCGAGGCTCAGGCGATCCTCACTGTCCTTCTGAAGTCTCCGATCACGCACCTGGACAGCAAAGGCCGCAGAGTCCAGCTGCGCTTCAAGTCCGAGCTGCTCGGAGAGCTGGAGGCAGCCGCCGCGAGGGTCTTTCCCAGAGAG GAAAGTCACAAAGACGGAAGCGAGCAAGCCTGGGCCTCCCCCTTGCCTACAAGACCGCCGGGCCGGAGATACAAGAAGAAAACATGTAGCCGGACTTTGAAAG TTCTTCCACTGTCGTCCCCGAGCAGCGATGACCAAGACTCAGTTGCCACG ACTCCAAGCAGTAAATGGGCGTCTGACCTCTTTGATGCGTGCTCCACGCCGTTGAAGGTCTCTGGCGAGAGCACTCCGAAGAGCCCGCTTCAAG CAGTGCCAGGTGGTCATGTGGGTGCGGAGCCTCTGATCTTCGGGGAAGAGAGCTTGGACTTTGGAGAAGACATCTGTTTGCAGGAAACGTCCTGTTTGAAGAGGAAGCAAATGGCTCAAGATTCAG GCTTCCTGACTGACGAGGAAACTTCGAGGAAATCAGGAGGTGCTGGGCCCAGTGGGTCTCGAGGGCTGTCGCCCGAGGAGCTGCCCCAGGAGGAGATGGCGCCGCGTGAAACTGAAGCACCGCCCCAGGATGGGGAGGAACCTTCGCTGGACATGACTTCCGGCATCAAAGAAGCTTTTGACATCATCAAAAGAAACCTCCAACAGCATCACGAT GACTGCTGGCAGAAGGTCCAAGACCAAAGTCTCCTATCGCTCAAAGAGCAAGAGCGACACATCACCTCGCTCTTTGAAGACATCCGGCAACACAG ggcagTTCTGCTTAACCACTTTGAGAAGTCTGTGGCAGAGCATCTCAAGTGTTTGGAGGAAACATCCAGAACATATCTCAACATGTACTCACAGTTACAG TCGGAGAGGCGTCGACTGTCTGACTTTTGCGAGCAACACAAGCTGAG GTTGAGGTCCTTAGATGAAGCAGGAGCGGAGCCCGAGTCTGGCCATTGA